The following coding sequences are from one Pseudopipra pipra isolate bDixPip1 chromosome 16, bDixPip1.hap1, whole genome shotgun sequence window:
- the SOCS1 gene encoding suppressor of cytokine signaling 1, giving the protein MVAHSKVSADNAVGADPRRLLDPPARDRSQARGLHGPGTVQAQGNTHFRTFRSQADFSSITRASSLLDACGFYWGPLSVSAAHEKLKSEPEGTFLIRDSTQKNCFFAISVKTASGPTSIRINFQTGRFSLDGSKETFDCLFKLLEHYLSSPRKVLVTPLRKVRVQPLQELCRKSIVKTFGAENLNQIPLNPVLKDYLKSFPFQI; this is encoded by the coding sequence ATGGTAGCGCACAGCAAGGTGTCAGCAGATAATGCAGTTGGAGCAGACCCAAGACGGCTACTTGACCCTCCGGCACGGGATCGTTCTCAGGCGCGAGGTTTGCACGGCCCCGGCACTGTGCAGGCACAGGGCAACACGCACTTCCGAACCTTCCGCTCCCAGGCGGATTTCAGCAGCATCACCCgagccagcagcctgctggATGCCTGTGGCTTCTACTGGGGACCCCTGTCTGTCAGCGCGGCCCACGAGAAGCTTAAGTCTGAGCCCGAGGGCACCTTCCTCATCAGGGACAGCACACAAAAGAATTGCTTCTTTGCCATCAGTGTTAAGACTGCGTCTGGGCCCACCAGCATCCGGATTAACTTCCAGACCGGTCGTTTCAGCCTGGATGGCAGCAAAGAGACTTTTGACTGCCTTTTTAAGCTGCTGGAACATTACCTGAGTTCCCCGAGGAAGGTACTGGTTACCCCCCTGCGCAAGGTCCGGGTGCAGCcgctgcaggagctctgccGGAAGAGCATCGTGAAGACTTTTGGAGCAGAGAACTTAAACCAGATCCCACTCAATCCCGTTTTAAAGGACTATCTGAAATCCTTTCCATTTCAGATATAA